In a single window of the Deltaproteobacteria bacterium genome:
- a CDS encoding CPBP family intramembrane metalloprotease, which translates to MIWLYVGLALVGLGGMYWQESFGALIPEEPILMLHHIVVGIAGGLFLILASRGLEKIVPSVETLTQGFGQMLGQFTPRHACLAAVASSLGEEIFFRGFLQSWWGVLASSVVFALLHIGPDRRFISWPFLAFGASLLLGSLMVYTGTIWASVIAHGLVNFVNLNHIQARAAAQQLTQQA; encoded by the coding sequence TTGATCTGGCTCTATGTTGGGCTTGCGCTGGTTGGACTTGGCGGTATGTACTGGCAAGAGAGCTTTGGTGCGTTGATTCCAGAAGAGCCGATACTCATGCTGCATCACATTGTGGTGGGTATAGCGGGAGGGCTCTTTCTAATCCTTGCAAGCCGAGGTTTGGAAAAAATTGTCCCATCCGTTGAAACACTCACGCAAGGCTTTGGGCAAATGCTTGGACAGTTTACCCCCCGTCATGCCTGTTTGGCTGCGGTGGCCAGTAGCCTGGGCGAAGAGATATTTTTTCGCGGGTTTCTCCAAAGTTGGTGGGGAGTTTTAGCCAGCTCAGTCGTATTTGCTCTTTTGCACATTGGCCCAGATAGACGGTTTATAAGCTGGCCGTTTTTGGCATTCGGGGCGAGTTTATTACTCGGAAGCCTAATGGTTTACACCGGGACTATTTGGGCGAGTGTTATCGCCCACGGCTTGGTCAACTTTGTGAATTTAAATCATATTCAGGCGAGAGCTGCGGCGCAGCAACTTACCCAGCAAGCTTAG